One genomic region from Diabrotica undecimpunctata isolate CICGRU chromosome 9, icDiaUnde3, whole genome shotgun sequence encodes:
- the LOC140450958 gene encoding uncharacterized protein, with amino-acid sequence MGVVVDSVRDVGLVSSIKNYLSLNENQSLQLENAGWFPKMSRMETNNEVPKNSVLEDSNGNFNVCIPLRLLSGFFEDFRKIIMNMKQELILIRSNDDIDAVVSIDESERPKIDISKLYWEVPHITPSIRGQIRLNKISHTNQELPIKFRSWQMIEYPALNNSTRHTWSVRTSTKIETPRHIIVAFQNNRKSKLTKDMSKFDHCTLKNIKVFLNSERYPYNDLQLDFKTNRFAKLYEMFGNFQESYYHMVLNQPIFNPYDFKMIAPLIHIDCSRQKEVIQSGSVVLRIEFETDEPTTSDISAYCLILHEKEFTYNPLTKIVKQL; translated from the coding sequence ATGGGGGTAGTAGTTGACTCAGTACGTGATGTAGGATTAGTATCCAGTATTAAAAACTATCTTAGTCTTAACGAAAACCAAAGCTTGCAATTAGAAAACGCTGGTTGGTTTCCAAAAATGAGTAGAATGGAAACCAATAATGAAGTTCCCAAAAACAGTGTGTTGGAGGATTCAAATGGAAACTTTAACGTATGCATACCTTTAAGACTCCTATCAGGATTCTTTGAAGATTTCAGGAAAATTATTATGAACATGAAACAAGAATTAATACTAATTAGATCAAATGATGATATTGATGCTGTAGTCAGCATAGATGAAAGCGAACGACCAAAAATTGATATTAGTAAATTATATTGGGAGGTTCCACATATAACACCGAGTATACGAGGACAGATACGACTTAACAAGATTTCACATACAAATCAAGAATTACCTATCAAATTTCGCTCTTGGCAAATGATTGAATATCCTGCTCTAAACAACTCTACCCGTCATACGTGGTCTGTGCGCACTAGTACGAAAATAGAAACACCTCGTCACATCATTGTTGCTTTCCAAAATAACAGAAAATCGAAATTAACAAAAGATATGAGTAAATTTGATCATtgcactttaaaaaatattaaagtatttttaaattctgaaagatATCCCTATAATGATCTACAattagattttaaaacaaatagattTGCGAAACTTTATGAAATGTTTGGCAATTTCCAAGAAAGTTATTATCATATGGTGCTGAATCAACCAATATTTAATCcttatgactttaaaatgattgcACCACTGATACATATTGACTGCTCTCGACAAAAAGAAGTAATTCAATCAGGATCTGTGGTGTTACGTATAGAATTTGAGACAGATGAGCCAACAACCTCTGATATCTCCGCTTATTGTCTGATATTACACGAGAAAGAATTTACATATAATCCCTTAACTAAAAtagtaaaacaattataa